Proteins from one Natrinema versiforme genomic window:
- a CDS encoding helix-turn-helix domain-containing protein, whose product MQHGGSSDSAEIFQILADEYARKILLAADHGPKTAKTLSEECDASLTTIYRRVSTLQDQDLIKERNTVDSDGSHRSKFQTSLEELHVDITDGQLSLTLETRDELADNFTSLWSDLRGDD is encoded by the coding sequence GTGCAACACGGAGGCTCCTCGGACTCGGCGGAAATCTTCCAGATCCTCGCGGACGAGTACGCACGGAAGATACTCCTCGCCGCGGACCACGGGCCGAAGACCGCGAAAACGCTCAGCGAGGAGTGCGACGCCTCGCTCACGACGATCTATCGGCGAGTGTCGACGCTGCAGGACCAAGACCTCATCAAGGAACGGAACACCGTCGATTCGGACGGCTCCCATCGAAGCAAGTTCCAAACGTCGCTCGAGGAACTCCACGTCGATATCACCGACGGTCAGCTCTCGCTGACGCTGGAGACCCGCGACGAACTCGCTGACAACTTCACGTCCCTCTGGAGCGATCTCCGGGGTGACGACTGA
- a CDS encoding SCO family protein gives MNRRLWLRSIAASSVATTAGCLDTLSSDEGQADDSDGSERERADGAVLGPPEQDLSESSHPSYGDDVPSVELPNPLTSETVSTDQFESDRAVLMTFFYTSCPDGMCPALILRLRRAQEAAAANGYGDDVQLPAMTFDPERDTEDALRTFAGQQGVDLEAGNWDFLRPERYETAKEILTDQIGLPLKKIDAEKYDSLEYQFPHYNLILLANERGIVERAYPRGATVEISRVVDDLETVVSA, from the coding sequence ATGAATCGGCGTCTCTGGCTCCGATCGATCGCCGCCTCGAGTGTCGCTACCACCGCGGGCTGTCTGGATACCCTCTCGAGTGACGAGGGACAGGCAGACGACAGCGACGGTAGTGAACGGGAGCGTGCCGACGGAGCGGTTCTCGGCCCACCGGAGCAAGATCTGAGCGAGTCGTCGCATCCGAGCTACGGCGACGACGTTCCGTCGGTCGAACTCCCCAACCCACTGACCAGTGAAACCGTCTCGACGGACCAGTTCGAGAGCGACCGGGCCGTTTTGATGACCTTCTTTTATACGTCGTGTCCCGATGGGATGTGTCCGGCATTGATACTACGACTCCGCCGTGCACAGGAAGCCGCTGCTGCCAACGGGTACGGTGACGATGTCCAACTGCCCGCAATGACGTTCGACCCGGAACGAGACACGGAAGACGCGCTTCGAACGTTCGCCGGTCAGCAGGGAGTCGATCTCGAGGCCGGGAACTGGGACTTCCTCAGACCGGAGCGGTACGAAACAGCGAAGGAGATCTTAACAGACCAAATCGGATTGCCGCTCAAAAAGATCGATGCCGAGAAGTACGATTCGCTCGAGTATCAGTTCCCCCACTATAATTTGATCTTGCTCGCGAACGAGCGGGGGATCGTCGAGCGAGCGTATCCCCGGGGGGCAACGGTCGAGATCTCACGGGTAGTCGACGATCTCGAAACGGTGGTGTCAGCGTAA
- a CDS encoding TlpA disulfide reductase family protein produces the protein MRRRDILAGVGSLGTIGGAGALAIRGPPSFGDGTDETQSENSDGTGSPDTEPLTIETIDAPGSEAGEVRVPASDRPTFIDFFGTWCPPCIEQMPALAAANDRIGDDVLFISITSEAIGRSVTKAELVDWWEKHDGNWSLGLDPTAELTARYLAGGYPSAVAIDTSGRVQWSDTRVKTADELVAGIEQALKMRTDA, from the coding sequence ATGCGCAGGCGAGATATCCTCGCCGGAGTCGGCAGTCTGGGTACGATCGGTGGCGCAGGAGCGCTGGCGATACGCGGTCCACCGTCGTTCGGAGATGGAACAGACGAAACCCAGAGCGAGAATTCGGATGGAACAGGATCTCCGGACACCGAACCGCTCACGATCGAGACGATCGATGCCCCGGGAAGCGAAGCCGGCGAGGTCCGTGTTCCGGCGTCCGACCGACCCACGTTCATCGATTTCTTCGGCACGTGGTGTCCGCCGTGTATCGAGCAGATGCCTGCACTTGCGGCGGCGAACGATCGCATCGGTGACGACGTGCTGTTCATCTCGATCACGAGCGAAGCGATCGGGCGATCAGTGACGAAAGCAGAACTAGTCGACTGGTGGGAGAAACACGACGGGAACTGGTCTCTCGGCCTCGATCCGACTGCGGAACTGACTGCACGGTATCTCGCGGGCGGCTATCCCTCTGCGGTTGCGATCGATACGTCCGGTCGCGTCCAGTGGTCGGACACCAGAGTCAAAACGGCGGACGAACTCGTGGCGGGGATCGAACAGGCGCTCAAGATGAGGACGGACGCGTGA
- a CDS encoding cytochrome c biogenesis CcdA family protein: protein MIDAPLLSTVVFALTAGVATFFSPCAYPLLPGYVGFYVSRTDGDASLGGATTRGIAAGVGVLGTLAALIGVTFVIGQQTLSNLTIFESLVGGLLVIFGALVLAGRAPSLSIPLPKRRSSIFGFGLFGSGYALAGAGCVAPVFLAVVARSLSLPTEAAALVLMTYVGSVVALMIAVTVATGMGLVASAGRFAAYSGPLKWLAGGLMIVAGAGQLYLALVVY, encoded by the coding sequence GTGATCGACGCACCGCTCCTGTCGACGGTCGTCTTCGCACTCACTGCCGGCGTCGCGACCTTCTTTAGCCCCTGTGCGTATCCGCTGTTGCCCGGGTACGTCGGGTTCTACGTCAGCCGGACGGACGGCGACGCATCACTCGGTGGGGCGACGACCCGCGGTATCGCCGCAGGCGTTGGCGTTCTGGGAACGCTCGCAGCCCTCATCGGGGTGACGTTCGTAATCGGTCAGCAGACGCTATCGAACCTCACGATCTTCGAGTCGCTCGTCGGCGGACTACTGGTGATCTTCGGCGCGCTCGTTCTCGCCGGTCGCGCCCCCTCGCTGTCGATTCCGCTTCCGAAGCGGCGGTCGAGTATCTTCGGATTCGGACTCTTCGGTTCGGGGTACGCGCTCGCTGGGGCCGGTTGCGTCGCGCCCGTCTTCCTCGCGGTCGTCGCCCGCTCGCTATCGCTGCCGACCGAGGCGGCGGCGCTCGTCCTGATGACCTACGTCGGTAGCGTCGTCGCCCTGATGATCGCGGTGACGGTCGCGACCGGAATGGGGCTGGTTGCGAGTGCAGGTCGGTTCGCGGCCTACTCGGGACCCCTCAAGTGGCTCGCCGGAGGCCTGATGATCGTGGCTGGAGCCGGACAGCTTTATCTGGCGCTCGTTGTCTATTAG